Part of the Candoia aspera isolate rCanAsp1 chromosome 1, rCanAsp1.hap2, whole genome shotgun sequence genome, GGGTTGTACCAGATCCCTTACCTGAATTAAAAGTATTACTCTTTTCATCTTAATTGCCCAGTTGATTTAGAAAcagcttttctgtttgttttgtcctTTATCACGCTAGCGTTCATATGCTGTTAGACCTTATGTCACATAACCCAGTATCATAAATATCAGTCATGatcttgagatgggcagccatataaattgaagtaAGTTCTTGTCATACATAAAAATATGACTTGCCAAAAGCCATCAAGCAGTCATTGAGTAACATTTCATCACATTATTTCACGCATGACAACCCAACGTTCAGTTTAATTACTGTAATGTACAGTCCTCCCTCTTAAAGGTCTCCTGAGTAGCTGCTAGCAATAGCTACTAATAATGTATCTTTTCCCAATACAGTCCTACTTATTAAATGTTCCCTCCCTCTATCATCTCTGCTTGTGAAAGTCCTTTTCCAGGGACTCAGTATTATGGTTCACCATGCACATTCAAAGTCGCCTACTCCCCAGTTCTGACGGCTCCCAACCCCGTGAGCTCGCCCCCTGCCGGTAGGAAAGAGGCATTACACATCAGAATCTGACTTCAGGAGCCCCACGTATGCTCGTTTGTCCCCGTGTTATTCGCGATCCCAATTCCGTCCCGTAGCGAATCGCACGTGGGAAGGGTCAGGTCTGTCCAGCTTCCTAACCGCTCGGATTCTGATTAACGTAATAAAAATCATCTTGCTACAACCCGTACAACTTGTATTACGCCGATTTTCATTCTGCCCCCGTTCCCCTCCGCTGCCTTTTCGCTAGAACGAGCAATGGACGCAGGGGAGAGAAGAAATGAGGAGGGGGCGAGAAAATAAGTGAAGTGGGAGGAGCCCGAAGACAAACCGCGTTAATCACCGCAGAGTCTGACTCACGTGGCTGCCTGCGCGGAAAGAAAATAAAGGCGGCGTGGGGAAGTTCCCCGCGGGACTTGGTTTTGAGGGGATGTTGGTGAAAGGTTGGAAAAACGGATCGGGTTTCGGCTTTTTCCTCTGCCCAGTGAAAGATGGCTCTTAGTCGAGGCGGGGAGACCGCCAGACGCCGCGGGAGGGGAGGGAAAGTTTCGGCGGTGGCGACGACGCCTGCTCTGCCCTCTTCGCTGCTCACCTTGAAACCTGCTCCCTGGGGGACTCTCTCCGCCCCTGCGTGTTCCGGCTGTCGCTCTGCGCGGGGTCGTACCAAGGGGACAGCAGCTTCAGAGCAACCCAAGGGCTGTTTTTGTGCACCGTCTGTAGCCGAATGTGGCGGTGTGTTGTGGAACCGCATCATAACATTGTGAGTCatccatccctcctcctcctctccccccacctcagTCTCCTGCTACGTCAGAGCGGGGTCGGAGACACGGATCAAGAAGGGAGGGAACAAGCTGGAGTCACCCCGACAGGGACGCTGGGCGGAGAGGGCGACACGGCAGGGCACGCGGCACTCTGGGGCAGAAAGGCGGCGGGAGGAAGGGGCGGCAGAGAGAGGGCGGGCGGGAGCCTTGACAGGGAGAAAGGCGTGCAGGGATCACTCCCCCCTCCATTGCTGCCTGGGGCAAACTCTGACGCAGGGAGAGAGACGCAGCGTAAGGGTCACTGCCGGCTGGAAATCTGCAATCTCGCTTTTCGAGGCGCTTCATCCAGACCAACCCCGACCGCAACATGTCCCGTCCTTCGGGGAAACGATTCCAGGACCCTCATCGCCTCCTTCTCTGGCGCGTGTGATACTTAAGCATATGAAAACCCGAAGCCGCAGAATTTGGCACTCTTCGGCTTCGAATTCGTACCAGCCCCGCCATTGCTCAACGCTCCTCTGTCGTCCTCCAAACTGACATCTCCCAATGGCTAGGTCCGCAGCTTTATGATATCCCAAAGGAGAACATATTTTTCAAACCAATGTGGGCTTGGAGTTCAAAAAGAAACAATTACTTGGGTGTATGATTTTGGCCCCATAACACGGCACAGGAGTTTAGGTGTTAATATCTATAGGCACTGAATTGCAATCATTTAGTATGTTACTGACCAGCAGAAAGAAAAATGCGATCCCATTATAGAGATTAACAAGCCTTGCTTTACTTATCAATAAATatataccaaaacaacaacaaccccatcaAGCATGCCTTCTTGCAAGCATGAAGTACATTACTGAGGCACAAAATACTAAACAGAGCCATACTTTCCCCATACTGATATAACTGACCAGCTCATGTTGGCTTAAATATATGAAGGTTCAAAAGTAGTGTAGAATTCATCATGCTGGTCTTCAGCACAGGTTTTGCATTCATGATTGTTGTAAGGGCTTCTACAATCAGCAAATCCATTCCCCATATGTATTGCTCATTATTTCTGACCAATTGCTTTCATATACTTGTCTTGGGAGGCTACCATTATGCCTGGCAGGGctgcaacttgggggggggggcaaccggggcatgtgccccgggcaccgcactggtggggcgtcaaaatgagcactggtggggtgccaaaatgggtgcggaatccatgtttgccccgggtgacacagaccctagttgcggccctgatgccCAGCGCTAAAAACCATGACAGCACGTCTTGGAACTAGTAAGAATTTATTAGAAACCTTGATGGCCACAGGCTGAAACTCATGTAAATAGACCTAATCCTAAATTGCTGTGCTAGATTATAATATTCTAGGATTACCCTATTATTCATTAAATTGCTGACAACTCAGTCTTTCCTTCTGATTTTAAGACTGAAAGGAAATGTGCACATTTTGAACCTTTGCCATACCGCTATTGAACTATTACTGCATTTTACAACTTGACTAGCATACACCATGCTACTTTCATCAGTACTAACTTCTAGttagaaattcacatttagaagaCAATGTTCCTTTGGGAATACATTGATATTACAGTTCAATCACTAGCCCAATATTTAGActgccattccatttttttttttctttcagtgggCTTCATCAGTCATACTGGACATAGAAACAACTGGAACCTGTTTATCATTCCACCCATCCTTCATGTTGACAGGAACAACTACCTCTGACACTGGCAAGTGTTTCAAATATGACTTCATTTTTGCAGGATATAATAGGGATGTAACAAAGGAATCTCTTCTGTTGTCTTATACTTTGTTTCTTTGCTTAcctcaatattttcttttttaactctaGGGAATAGACTCTTTGGTCTATTTCAGCTTTAACTCTACAGTCATAGCAGACTCTCCCATTCTTGTCACAGGGGTTTTTTTTACCCTGTTGTCTGAGTGGAACATGTTCCCCTACTGCAATCAGGGATCATTAAGAAAATAACTAAAATGATAACAGAAATGTCTTTATACACATGAGTGACTGCAACCACTCACTGACTATAGTTTACAGTTCTGGTCactacactttaaaaaaagtaaagcatAATTGGAACAGGTGCAGAATAAGACAACTACAATGATCTAGGAGCAGTTTTCCTGAGGAAAGAAATAACATTTGGGGGTTTTCAATCTGAATAAGGGAAAATATAagacattattattttatatgatggatggatggatagatagataatacacagaaagccaaaaatcaaaaggagtctgATAGATTAACAGGTTCTATTAAAAGGGataagtttttgtgagctgcagcttacttcatcagaATGAATACATGGAAAGGAGAAGATGGATAAGCAGGACTAAAATGGGTGACTAAAGCTGAATGATGGAACATGGGAATCGGTTAAAGAGAAGATCTTGAGCATGTAGGTAAGATGAAaactgcaactttaagatgtaatGATGCTAAATTTGATGGCATTGAAATGAAACTAGACAAATTCATGAAGGATAAGACTATCGGTGGCTACCAATCATGACTAGTACTATGGGAATACTGATCACTAGCCAATATGAATCAAAGGGCAGTACTACACAGATGTCATTTGTGGGTTTTCCCAGAAACATTTGGGTGGCTACTGGAGGGATATAATGAACAGAATAGAGAGGCCTTTGCTTTAATCCAACAGGGCAGTTGCAGCTAAATCTGGAAATCAAACAAAATAACTTTCAAAAGTGACCgccaattttgaaaaaaatattctatgATTCATATTCCCATTCCCAGACTAATAGCCTCCCCCTACCCTCACTCAATAGAAACTTTGCTGTCCCTATTACTAATTTCTATTCTGTCTCTATTACTTGTTCAGCAATTGCCCTGTACAATGAGtcccgctcagagtccctcctgggggggaaatgggcggtagtacaaatttgacatgtaaatacagtaaataagtaaaatggcCATTCGCagttatggtgatgaaaaagtaactttgtgacaaGTTCTCACATTTAcagctttgcaggtctgtaaagcaatggaaagatgaagtaagatcataaccaCAGtggcggtttcacttagtgaccatttcgcttaacaactgagttgccagtcccagttgtggttgctaagctaGGGCTACCTATATAGCAATACAGCTAAGGAAAGCTTAGGCTTATCTCACTCATGTGTTGGGCCAAGATGAAAATAACAGCCAAGCTATATTCACCAGCATGTTGGTGCCATGGTTAGATGAAAATGAGGACTGTAATCTTATGCTCACTAATTTGTAATCCTCATTACATTCAATATAGCTTACTTATGAGCGAACAAGCTTCTACTGTAAGTGGTATCCTTGTGGCATCTTATGTCCTCTGTGCTGTTATTGATGCCAAACACAACTCTAAAAGGTTCTGCTGTGGAGTACAACTGCAACAGAACATTTGGAAACTTCTTACTGGACAGTTACTTGGTTTTTGCACATCTTTTCTGATTAACTGTAGAATAGAAAGCAGCAGGTCTCTTTTAGTATTGGGAACCTGAAAGTTCAGCAGCTCTTCCCTTCAAAAACACAGCCAGTTGTAATGTAGCAATATAGAGAAATCAGTATGCATTTTGCAAGGGCCAAACCACCAAGTAATATTTATTAAGCAGAGGAGACTACTGAATATAGAAGCATTGAGTTAGAAACATTCTCCCTTTTGTAGAAATATCACATAAAAGTGTCTCACAAATACAAGGAGCcaataatgcatttatttatgggTAATAATATGAAAATAGAGATCAGTGGCACATTTAAATTCAAAAAGCCTTTTGCATGGTATTAACATTTTGAAGTTCATGGATTATACACGGATAAACTACATTTCCCTTGTGCCACTGGGAGAGGAGGCGGTCTTGAAACAAGCGGATATCACGTGGTTGCCTAACAGTCATGCTTCCTCACTTCCGGAGCAACGGACACTTCCGTTGTCTAGTCCGATCGGATCTCTGGATTTAATCGGTGGGTGGCTTCTTCACGGCCCTGACTTCTTTGTTATAGGGATGCTCAGTTTTTAAGCCGTTCCGTCTGCCGGgtggcttctttctttctttctttctttctttatgggGAACGCTTCATTCGTGGCCCTGCCTTAGTCTCGCTTTTTCCCGTACGTCGTTTTGGTAGTCGCTGAAACGATGGGATGGAGATCGGAATCCCTTTGGGAGAGGCGCCTCTTAGCTTTTATCAGCCTCACACTATaatctttaactttttttcagtgattgtttttatgattgcttgattacatgccatcaagtcgttgtcgactcgtagcgaccacatagatagattttcctcaTGAGTTTTTGTGATACTGAAGCAACTATCAAGTAACTGACTAGAACTAACTACGGCTTAGCAGTTTTCACCCCTTGGCCAAATCTGGCTTTTAGCTGCGTGGCAAACCCCTAACCAATCTTGAAAACTAAGCAAGATCTCTCTTGATTAGGACTTGGTTGGGAGACCACTACAAAATCTCAGGGTTGTAATCGAGACTGCATCCTAGAAGACTGCAGTAGGAatctatttctgcatttttgtcaAAGTCATCAGCAAGAGACTTTACCTTTAACTGCAGCCTCAGAAATTAGAACTGTACTTTGAAAAGAGCAGCTGTCTGTTTGTAACATAAGCCCACAGTGTCTCAAGAGagtttcttttaataataatCGTACTAATAGTATATTAAACTTGTACGCAAGTTTTCAATACACAGTCTCCATTTTACCATGTGCTccagaaagaaagaggaatgaatgtttcatttttatttatatggtcATTAAATTAGAAGGAATAGCATAATGAAGCAATCCAAGTAGTTTAGGCCAACATCTCTGGCCACCAGGGAAAATGGTTGGTCTCTCTTGGGAAAATTTCCTATGTATTTCCAGACATATTACGTTATCCCAAATCTCTCCAAATTGGGTTCTCTTAGATATTTGGGACTAAAGTTCCCATGAGTTTCAACCAGCATCACCAGTATCTGGTACTGAtaagttgtaatccaacatacAAAAAGAGATCCAAGTTAGGAATAGTAAGTTAGACCATAAATATGAAATCAAAATTTGTTCATCTTTTGGAGAATATATTTAGGGGAGGAAATCCCTTTAACTGCTTCATATAAAAGAGATTTTGAAAGAATCTTTCATATTTCTGAATGACATCCaacaacaaatgttttaaaaatgattttgttaAATTATGTTTTGTCCTCAGAATTTGTGAATAAAACAAGATGGCAGAGGAAGCTGGAGATGAAAAGAAACTGGTTGCCAAATTTGagctggagagagagacagagctcCGCTTTGAAGTAGAAGCCTCACAAACTGTCCAGCTGGAACTTATGACAGGCATGGCTGAAATCTTTGGAACTGAGCTGACACGAAACAAGAAATTCACCTTTGATGCTGGTGCTAAAGTTGCTGTGTTTACCTGGCATGGCTGTTCTGTGCAACTGACTGGTCGGACTGAAGTAGCCTATATCTCCAAAGATACTCCCATGCTTCTCTACCTCAACACCCATACAGCTCTGGAGCAGATGCGGTGGCAGGCTGAGCGTGAAGATGAGCGGGGACCTCGGGTGATGGTGGTGGGCCCCACAGATGTAGGCAAGTCAACAGTCTGCCGCCTGCTATTGAATTATGCTGTGCGTCTGGGACGCCGACCCACTTTTGTGGAGCTGGATGTAGGCCAGGGCTCAATCTCAATCCCAGGCACTATGGGAGCACTCTATATTGAGCGACCTGCAGATGTTGAAGAAGGATTCTCAGTTCAAGCCCCCCTGGTTTATCATTTTGGGTCCACCACACCTGGCACAAACATCAAACTCTATAACAAAGTAAGTACCATATGTTTGGAGTAAGGTATGATACGGTGAATCTCTGCATGAAGTTTGGCTCCAAAAGTGATCTCAGAATAGAACTTTAGGGTAGAAATTTTAGGCACCATTTTTAACTGCaccattgtttgtttctttggacTTTTATGGAATAGCTTTTTGTGTTTTCATTTAACAGAGAAAAAGTATGATAATTATAAATCAAATTTCATCATTCCCTTGATTACCAAAGGGTATATTTAAACAGGAGGTTACTATGATCATTTTGCTCTGATTATGAATTCCATTTGGGCTGAGATTGGCCACTATCAGAGAAATAGCCTGTGCTAACATAGTATATCCTTATGAGAGGGAAATTACTATGATGAATTGTTTACCGTACAAAACTCACTCATAGAGGAGGAAAGAGTAGAACTTTTCTTTCTTGAATTTTGGAGCTGATGTGTAGAAACTATTTAGATAAGTATTAATTAAAGTTTTGAAAAGGTATGAAAACTCATCTTTGATGCTTTGACTACTGTGATTTGCatgagtaattaaaaaaaaaagaatagattgTTCAGGCATACATAGTTGTTGTGGTTTGTTAGCTGTGAATTATGGTTTAGTATGTTATATAAACACAGCTTGTATCTATTGAGAATAGGGCCAGGTAAAAGCAGTCCTGTTAATCCATAATCaatgtttatttataattaagCATGTTAATCTGATTCATCATACTGTGATTAACTGGAAGCCTGATTTTGGACAGCCTAGCATCATTGATTTGGTTTGGATATGTATAACAAGACTCAACTGACCATGGGCATATAATTTCATCATTATATAAAAGATTATGATTTGGAGAATcagacagaaaagcaaaatatgcTAAATTGGATACAGAAATTTACTTAGAAGTAATATACATAAGACAATTAGTTAATTTTTTTGCCTTGGATAAGGTACTTATCTTTGATGAAGGCAAATCTTGTAACTTCCCTATTTCCTAGAATTATCCCATGTGGGATGCACAAAGTAGCAAAACACAGAAAACTCTTAACTTTGCTGATGTCTAGCGGTCACCCACATTTCTGCTGCTGAAATCTGGCAGacctattttctttttaagcataGTGATTATAACTTGGAAAtaccaagcaaaagaaaaaaaaaattagaattatcTCTTTGACCCATTACTAGCCTATTTACTCATAAGTATATATACACTTCATTCAGAGAGACTCCAAGTAGTGTATAGAAGCAAAACTTATGGAGTCTTCAGTTTTTACAGAATTCTGTTTCTGATGCATAATCAATGTTTTACAGAAGCTTGCTAAGACATAATTGGTAAAGCCAGAGCATGTTGTGCAGTACAGTAGGCGtaagaaataagaataaaataactttttctttttttaaaaaaggataaataactttaaaaaataaaggggagGAGGGTAGCTGAATTCTTGAGCATGTATTTTGCATCTCTGGAACGGAAAGTTCAGATTTAATCCCGTGGTTATCACATAAACTCTTTTGAATATCTGTTGAAAGAGATGGCTTTGGAATTAATGGGAAAAATCTCTCTGACACCAAGAGCAACATGAAACAAATCTGCCAGATCTGCATTGCAAAAGTCCagtcaaccactagatggcaacaaaatatTGAGTTTTCTGTACAGTATCTCTTTGCTTTCATCTAATATTTGTGTGGGGTAGCACCACCTATTAGGAAATAAACTAgagaatttgtttaaaaattgccTTAATCAAAGAGAAGTATCCAAGACAAAAAATGTTACTGACTACTTGTTTCCCTAAGTTACTTCTAAGTACATTTCAGTATCCAGTTAAGCTTTTCTGTCTTTGATTTATTCAGTCTAAATGTCTTCCCATTTTATAAGTGAAGCTATGTTTGCCTGCATGCATGTATATTTTGAAGTTTATAAAGTGAGTCAAGTTTTTGCTTACAGTGAAGGTTTTATCAACACATCAAGACTGTTTGAATTTACGTCTTCCCTTCTTTTATCCAAAATCCTTAGAACAGCATTATTCTGTATTACAATCCTTTACAGGTATAATTGTAGGTTAAGTCTTGCTATGTTCAGGATAAAGAAGTTTAGGAATGCAGTCTTGGTGGCCCTGAATATATCAGGATGAGGTGTAATGATTTATCCAAGATTACATAATGAGTAGAGATTTGAAATATGAGTAGTGTTTTCAGGATCTTTGTGGAAGCAACTATTTTGAATTGTTAAGAAGAGAGAAAGGATTATAACTTAATGGGAAAGTATTTATTTTGGCTCATGAGTTTTAGTCTTTGGCTAAAGTATTGTGAACAAGACATGAGGGCTTAAGAAACCAAATTAGGCTCTAATGGGCTATGGTGACAAATTAAGGGTCTTTGCCTAAGGCAGTCTcatattttccatctttaaaaatTAGCCATTGATGAACAAGTATGAACTTTCTAAGGGCTGAGGCTTCCAAAAAGGGCCAGCTtcaccttttccccctttttttccaatttttctaTAGATCACATCTCGCTTGGCTGATGTGTTTAATCAGCGCTGTGAGGTGAACCGCAGAGCTTCAATCAGTGGCTGTATCATCAATACTTGTGGCTGGGTGAAGGGATCTGGATATCAGGCACTTGTACATGCTGCTTCTGCTTTTGAAGTTGATGTTGTTGTAGTGTTGGATCAGGAACGCCTCTACAATGAACTGAAGCGAGACCTGCCTCACTTTGTTCGAACTGTGCTGCTTCCCAAATCTGGTGGAGTAGTGGAGCGCTCTAAAGATTTCCGGCGGGAGTTTCGTGATGACCGCATACGTGAATACTTCTATGGCTTCCGAGGGTGCTTCTATCCACATGCTTTTGATGTCAAGTTCTCTGATGTTAAGATATATAAAGTGGGAGCTCCCACCATCCCTGACTCATGTCTGCCTCTGGGCATGTCACAAGAAGACAATCAACTCAAGCTAGTACCAGTTACACCTGGCCGTGACATGGTTCACCACCTATTAAGTGTTAGTACTGCTGATGGCACTGATGAGAACATCTCTGAGACCAGTGTGGCTGGTTTCATTGTGGTAACTGGAGTAGATCTGGAACGCCAGGTGTTCACAGTGCTTTCACCAGCACCTCGCCCATTGCCAAAGAATTTCCTGCTTATCATGGACATTCGTTTCATGGATCTCAAGTAGTGTCCAGACTGGAAAAACTCTACCAGGTCCATGGTAGCTCCTTTACAAATAAAATTACAATCCTAAATGGAATAATTGCCATACAAAATGGAGCTGACAGAAAAGAGACATAAGAAGTGAGTACTGTACAAGTTGAatcatttgaaaggaaaaaaaatcctatgttTTTATCAGTCATTAGAAAGAATTCTTGAGCATGAAGCTGAGAAGATTCATAGATTTTGACTCATGAACAACTATAATGGATAGAAGAGTTGTGGGCTAACAAGCTATTTggtttgtgtttttgtttgtgtCTCTTTTCCTCTATATTTTCATTCTTTGAAACTGGGATTCTGCCCAACATGGGCATCCATCCAAAATGTGTAAGCATGGAAGCAGTTAGGGAAGTACACTCTGAATTATCCCTCTATCTCTGACCTCCCCGTATTGATGGAGAATATCTGAAGAATAGATGTATTTGCATTCTGCTTGCATAATTTCAGAATTCTACAGGATTAGGAACTTCAATGGCACTGAGGTTCCTATTCTTAAGAACTATAATTGTGGTTTAAATTAAGTTATTTTCCATTGATTTGAGGAGGTTGGGGCATTGTTCATGATCCCCAGTTCCCTTCACATTACAGATCTTTTTTTAAGCCTGAAGCTATTGTCTTTCAGTAAATTCCAAAAATGTGAGTAGTTTCATATTTGTGTCCCTGTCTGTGTAACACTATGATTTCTAGGGCTTGCAAGAACTCAATTTACAAAAGAAATCTTGCAAGTTATTTTGCCTTTGCGCTAGGGGGTTATAGTAGAGAACATAACTTTTACATGCAAGAAACATGAGACACAGATTTCACAGTGTCCAAGTAGCCAAGTTACTCCCATTTGTCCCTTCTTTCTTGATAGCAACAAAAATTCTCTCATCAGATGACCCAGAAAGATTCCCTGCTGATCCACTAGTAATTCTTATTTACTGAACTTCAGCAGCATCTTTAAAACAAGGTTTAACAAAATGCTGGTTCTTCCTAGATGGATAGTATAACACTCTGCTCATTAGACAAAACTCGCTATTCTTTCTCTGTTGGCCAAGGTAATTTTATTTAGCCACCTTAACTTGGGGAGGGTTACAGTCTCTACTAACTAAAAGACCATTATCTCAACAGCACACTTCTGTTTAAGGATACTTTCCTGCACTAGTCTCTCACTAGATTTAATGATATCAGAAGTGATTGCAGTGCAGTAATGATTGTTGTAACAGTTTGATATGTTatagaaacatttaaaacataatcATTAAACTGGTTTGACTTTAACCTAGCTTGATTTTTAAGGTAcatcaatattttcttttaattcaaatGGCATTATGGAGTTGTATGGAACCGCCTCCTGTAAACAAGATTGCTTTTCATTCCCCACATCTTGATCACAATCGCTTACAAAGTATGAAGATGGGGTGAATTCTCCCACTAAAGAGTTTAGTCCAGAACTCTGCATGGATTCTGATACTGGTTCTTTTTCTGTATAATGCTTTTTAGTCGTACTGCTAATAGGACTGTGTTGAAAACTCATTCATTCAGATGGTGAAATAAATTCAGAGTCTCAACATAACTGTGTTGAGTTTAGGTGAAGCTTTCTTGTCTTCCTGTTGTACTCCGCACACTGGTAGATGTTCAGAGATATTCATCCAGTTGATTCAGAACAATATTCATCAGTTTCCCATCAGCCAGCAAGCTTTTGTGTTTCTGGAGACTAAAGTTACATACTAAAACTCTGTCCCTAAATTCAATTGTGAATCAAAGTATTTTAGCATCTTACTGCCTTCTATTAGTTTGCTGACGCTTTTGACATGTTAAATGGCTAACTCGTAGGCATACGATAATGCAATCTGTACTTTTAAGTCTTCACACATTGTTGATGAGTTATCTTTAGTCCTGGAGGTTTTGTCCCAAAGTATAAATCAGCTGGTAAGAGTGACTGGCTTCCAAGGGGACACTTCTATACTGCCATTCCTAGTACAATTATATTAATGCGCAAAtggttttatatacagtatgtatattctCTGTGTAGCGTTGTCTGCTTCTCAAATGCCTAG contains:
- the CLP1 gene encoding polyribonucleotide 5'-hydroxyl-kinase Clp1 gives rise to the protein MAEEAGDEKKLVAKFELERETELRFEVEASQTVQLELMTGMAEIFGTELTRNKKFTFDAGAKVAVFTWHGCSVQLTGRTEVAYISKDTPMLLYLNTHTALEQMRWQAEREDERGPRVMVVGPTDVGKSTVCRLLLNYAVRLGRRPTFVELDVGQGSISIPGTMGALYIERPADVEEGFSVQAPLVYHFGSTTPGTNIKLYNKITSRLADVFNQRCEVNRRASISGCIINTCGWVKGSGYQALVHAASAFEVDVVVVLDQERLYNELKRDLPHFVRTVLLPKSGGVVERSKDFRREFRDDRIREYFYGFRGCFYPHAFDVKFSDVKIYKVGAPTIPDSCLPLGMSQEDNQLKLVPVTPGRDMVHHLLSVSTADGTDENISETSVAGFIVVTGVDLERQVFTVLSPAPRPLPKNFLLIMDIRFMDLK